In the genome of Plectropomus leopardus isolate mb chromosome 19, YSFRI_Pleo_2.0, whole genome shotgun sequence, the window AAAAAGCTACTTTAAAGTCATATATTCTGCtaaaaaggaatgtttttagTTCCCAGCAGGACTCAGACTCTCACTACCGTCTGTTCAGAATAAATGAACGAATCGGGAtggatttgtttatttttctctgcagtaCTGACCTCGCTCTGAACTTTGACTTGTGTACTGTAACACCCCCAGAGGCGCCTGAAATAGCGAAATAAGTTTTTTAATCCAGCAGCTGTGAGCAGCACTGACCTCCAGTTTGGGCTTTTTGCTGGGTGTTGTTATGGGAACCAGCTGCGGGATTTCTTCCTCGTCCGCTTCGTCCTCTCCCTCCGCGGTGgaatgtttgtttgctttgctttgctttttgttcTCTGTCTGGTTCTTCTTCGTTATCTTTTTGGCTTTACCTCTCTGTGATTCACAAAAAGCAACGCACGAGCGACTTATTTTTACACACCATTGCCACTGATGccacaaacacaacaccaaCGTTTGATTTTGATCTCGCTCTGACCTTTTTCTTGGGTTCCTGTTCCTGCTCCTCATCCAGCACGCTGAGCTGCTGCAGGTCTGAGGTGTAGATAGGCAGAGCCACTGATGTCTGACTCTTCATGTGGATCAGCTTCAGCACCGGTCCTTTCTGCACAGTacaggaaaaagaaatcatCATTATTACATACTGCCATGTTGCAAAACACTAACTGTCGCCACAGAGATGCACAATAAAAATCCAAGTTGAAGCCCATTAATGTagatatatattaaaataattaggctgtgtcacagacacacagaattTTGAAAACAGAGATTATCCTGTACATTTTGTGCTCTTATCCATGCGCAAAAAGAGTATTAGATCACTAAAAGAGATTTTTGCAAGCCCACTGTTGCCTGAAACTTCCGgtttgtttaagtttttttttagaattgctTGGTAGAGTTCTCAACCCGAGACCGACAGGCCCCTGAGAGGCTCGACAGGTTGGGCCGAAAATGTGTGCTGAGGGGAGCTGACAAAGCGCCCGGGTTTCGGCTGCAGCTCATGCGAGTCGGTTCGGGGTTCTAATTTTTCGGCTTCAGAAATCCACTTCTTGATGTTATGACTActttacttgtcttttttttatagccCGCCTCTCGCCTAATGAGGTACCGCTGTTTTGAAATGTACTGGAATTTTAAACATGAGATCgaaaatgcaattaatcatGACTAAAAAGTTATTCATTTGAAAGCCCTAAAATCCTCACATAGATATATTAAGTTAAATTATAACTTAAAAGTTATCCAGGAAGCTCAGACAATTAATAAGCTTTGGCTGATTTAAAGTCTGTGGACAGCTGGACTCACCGTGCGCAGTTTGGACACCACTGTTTGGACGGCAGCCTCGATGTTTTCCGTCACTTCGTCTGCAGTCATGCCGGCGTGGGCGATGCGTGCCATGCTACAACACAGGCCAACGAGTGACATAATACAGGTTTCAAACTCTTAACTGTAAACGGCATCAAAACAAGTGGTATAAATGCACATATTTCATGCGGATATCGCAGACTGTGTATCAAAGTTGTAGAGACAGGCTCCACAGGAAGAGGAGGTCCATCTGGATTTACATTGAGTCTCTCTGGCACCAGCAGACGCCCGTATCAAACACTTCACAGAATCGACAGGGTTGCTATGAGGTGCTACAGGTTTTGTTGCTTGAGCAAAACCAAATGTGTTTTCCTAAAGCTGAAGAGAAAAGAGGCTGGTGTCACACACAGATTTAGGAAGACAGAGAGCGGCCGAGCAGATCTCACCAGCAGCAGCCCTTGTTGGTGACCTTCAGGAAGGTGCCCTGGATAactctctctatgtctctggCCAGATGTTTGCTCTGCAGGTTCACGGACAGCGGCTCTCTgttcaaagacagaaacaatgtCAGAATGCATCGACTGCAGATGGAGAAAATTCACTGGCTACGTTCACAccaatatttccattttatatatatatatatatttatactacCTCATGCACAGTGGTTTTTGCACTAAACtgttcatactgtatatttttgaattacatatgtacattttgtatatattctctctatctcttcctttgtaaatacaattacacgtctatgtctgtctttttttctatttttcttatccctaacttatttccctcccctgtactgtgagcattgccaacctggaaaaaattccttgttccttatttgttgaacttggccaataaacgtgattctgattctgattctgattttacgCCAAATACGATAACGTTCTGGATTTGATGCGGGTCATGTAAAACAGCATAgtctgtttaaatattcagaatcaggcccttttcccatattttgcattttcagattAAGACATGTCTGTTTACGTTCAGCTCTTTGGAgagttttgtttgtgaaaacgTACAGTTCCCACGTCTGGGGTTGAAATtcaaagcccacatttctggtcaaaaaacaaagaaaagaaagacttttAAACATCAGGAAGAGACTTTGATATTAAGAGGTTACTGGATGTGCACAAATATTACAACGCCAACTTTTTCAAGAAAGTGGTTGAAGGAATTTTAGAGGGAAGCTGAGTTCACATGGATATGGGGACGAGTCAACCACCaggaagaaactgaaaaaattctgttttgatgcaaagaagcaaaatgacaagcggcTCCATATTTTAATGTGACAAACTTTATATTAGTGCACGTTTATCAGAGTATGCAGAGCTGCATGTGAacgaaaatattcatttttattaaatgtgtgaACAGTTTAGTTGAAATATCGTCTTTTTTGAAATGCGGGCAAAAGCCTGACTtctttgtgcatgtaaatgttttcactgttaaatAATCGATCACCTGACGGACACGTCTGTGATGGTGCTGAAAACATTAAGAAACTGAAAGGTAAAACTGACACCACTAACAAAAGCTCTTACTCTTGTCTAcagaacattattttttgtttgcctttcaACTTAGTTTTTAcccctattttattttacaaatctttatttattcaacaccccctttttagcatttttcatttatttatttatttaactttttatttcatttcttaatatattttttaaatttatttttcatttttacatgacTGAAAGGTCTTCATGTTCATCTGgttctgtattttgtttttgtgtattcacataaaccaataaaaaagagaattaccaaaaaaaagaagaaaaaaagctcttaCTTTTTCCTCTCGTAAAAATGTTTTCCGAGGTGGGACGGCAGCCGCCGGCGGATGCGGTCATCAGAAAGGAACATGTCGAAGTTCCCCAGCAGGCGGCGCTTGGCTTCGTAGGGTTTGTACTCGGTCCTCAGGATCTTGTACGGGATGATCTGCTCAGGAGAGACGGGGACACATCAGGACTGTGGTTACCATCGACAGGAGGTCTCAATGTGGACGTTACTGGTTGATAAAACGCTGACTGGTTGTTACCTCAGTGATGTTCTTCACACCTCTCTCCTCCAGCAGCTTCTTATAAaacctctgtgtctgctgtgctGTCATGTTGGGCTCATCTCTGGTGAAGAGGCACACCTCGTCTGTGTCAGGCCGCTGGCCGTGGGGCAGGGGGCTGAGGGCCGAATGATACGTCAtcaatttatttgattttattgggTGGTTTTCCATTGCATACAgctcaaatacacacaagaaa includes:
- the rsl1d1 gene encoding ribosomal L1 domain-containing protein 1, whose protein sequence is MAEAVAVPLDRAQVKKAVQALQAFLKTKSTQDSLFLDDSQQISLLFTLWKIPRQAQTIRIPLPHGQRPDTDEVCLFTRDEPNMTAQQTQRFYKKLLEERGVKNITEIIPYKILRTEYKPYEAKRRLLGNFDMFLSDDRIRRRLPSHLGKHFYERKKEPLSVNLQSKHLARDIERVIQGTFLKVTNKGCCCMARIAHAGMTADEVTENIEAAVQTVVSKLRTKGPVLKLIHMKSQTSVALPIYTSDLQQLSVLDEEQEQEPKKKRGKAKKITKKNQTENKKQSKANKHSTAEGEDEADEEEIPQLVPITTPSKKPKLEKPSKKKRLEKAPKPAAAKKGSKTPNKLVKKAGKTDSKVKRKVPKVK